A single genomic interval of Halorubrum aethiopicum harbors:
- a CDS encoding MBL fold metallo-hydrolase — protein sequence MTRSDWGDWLPHAVAEADPETVSLWYLGCNGFAIKGRDGTALWIDPYVGTGDPPRTVRMIPVPFDPEDVDVADAVLATHEHTDHVHGPSQAPILANTGCEFLAPDDSLSVAREEEAWTDEWDVDDDQFTEVREGDELRIGEFTVHVVETHDADATHPVGYVIDHPTGTVFHAGDSKPSPTFPSLADEYDIDLGILAFGSVGTIPDKETGEPVRTKWYSDENEAIEAAHDLELDRLVPTHWDMWKGLTADPTALHDHARSFEYPKRLEIVEIGDRIEL from the coding sequence ATGACGCGTTCCGACTGGGGCGACTGGCTGCCGCACGCCGTCGCGGAGGCCGACCCCGAGACGGTGTCGCTGTGGTACCTCGGCTGTAACGGCTTCGCGATCAAGGGTCGCGACGGGACGGCCCTCTGGATCGACCCGTACGTGGGCACGGGAGACCCGCCGCGGACGGTCCGGATGATCCCGGTGCCGTTCGATCCCGAGGACGTCGACGTCGCCGACGCGGTGCTCGCCACCCACGAACACACGGACCACGTCCACGGCCCCTCACAGGCCCCGATCCTCGCGAACACGGGGTGTGAGTTCCTCGCGCCGGACGACTCGCTGTCGGTCGCCCGCGAGGAGGAGGCCTGGACCGACGAGTGGGACGTCGACGACGACCAGTTCACCGAGGTCCGCGAGGGCGACGAGCTCCGGATCGGCGAGTTCACCGTCCACGTCGTCGAGACGCACGACGCGGACGCGACACACCCGGTCGGCTACGTCATCGATCACCCGACCGGGACGGTGTTCCACGCCGGCGATAGCAAGCCCTCGCCGACGTTCCCGTCCCTGGCCGACGAGTACGACATCGATCTCGGGATTCTCGCGTTCGGGTCGGTCGGCACGATCCCCGACAAGGAGACCGGCGAGCCGGTCCGGACCAAGTGGTACAGCGACGAGAACGAGGCGATAGAGGCCGCACACGACCTCGAACTCGATCGGCTCGTCCCGACTCACTGGGACATGTGGAAGGGACTCACTGCGGACCCGACGGCGCTTCACGACCACGCTCGAAGCTTCGAGTACCCGAAGCGGCTGGAGATAGTCGAGATCGGCGACCGGATCGAGCTGTAG
- a CDS encoding DUF5805 domain-containing protein: protein MSDDRRSVKTYVPADQKTRWQRHAEELGMSQSEFVRTMVQAGRRGFTLPEESSPEESRSEGSDPGGHDLERRIESAIADGHSSWDDLVDAVFADFEDRLEEELDSLQERDRVRYSGRDGGYTLVDE from the coding sequence ATGAGCGACGACCGCCGATCGGTGAAGACGTACGTGCCGGCCGATCAGAAGACGCGCTGGCAACGACACGCCGAGGAGCTCGGAATGTCACAGAGCGAGTTCGTCAGAACGATGGTACAGGCCGGCAGACGGGGGTTCACGCTTCCGGAGGAGAGTAGCCCCGAGGAGAGTCGATCTGAAGGGTCCGACCCCGGGGGTCACGACCTCGAGAGGCGGATCGAATCGGCTATCGCCGACGGTCACTCCTCGTGGGACGACCTCGTGGACGCGGTGTTCGCCGACTTCGAGGATCGACTCGAAGAGGAGTTGGACTCGTTACAGGAACGCGACCGCGTCCGATACAGCGGGCGCGACGGAGGGTACACGCTCGTCGATGAGTAG
- a CDS encoding class I SAM-dependent methyltransferase translates to MTRTSTRHDHDETEADPASNRPMSVSAIRESYDEYADRMSRFEPVDRVLLGRYRRARFGDVDGRVLDVACGTGTNFRYLPDAVDLVGIDVTPEMLANAEETLADLDRDGTLRRMDAGDLEFPADSFDAVISALSTCTFPDPVAALREMDRVCRPDGTIRLVEHGLSDVGPIARFQEWRADAHYAKSGCRWTQEPRELVESAGLPVEDVSTGPFGMITTLEVTPTRNAEP, encoded by the coding sequence ATGACACGGACGAGCACCCGCCACGACCACGACGAGACGGAGGCCGACCCGGCGTCGAACCGACCGATGTCGGTTTCGGCCATCAGGGAGTCGTACGACGAGTACGCCGACCGTATGTCCCGGTTCGAACCGGTCGACCGCGTCCTCCTCGGGCGCTATCGACGGGCCCGGTTCGGAGACGTCGACGGGCGAGTGTTGGACGTCGCCTGTGGCACCGGGACCAACTTTCGGTACCTGCCGGACGCGGTCGACCTCGTCGGGATAGACGTCACTCCCGAGATGTTGGCGAACGCCGAGGAGACGCTCGCCGACCTCGACAGGGACGGGACGCTCCGTCGAATGGACGCCGGGGACCTCGAGTTCCCGGCCGACAGCTTCGACGCGGTGATCTCGGCGCTGTCGACGTGTACGTTTCCCGATCCCGTCGCCGCGCTTCGGGAGATGGACCGGGTCTGTAGGCCGGACGGGACGATCCGTCTCGTCGAACACGGCCTGAGTGACGTGGGACCGATCGCCCGGTTCCAGGAGTGGCGGGCCGACGCGCACTACGCGAAGAGCGGCTGTCGCTGGACCCAGGAACCGCGAGAGCTCGTCGAGAGCGCGGGCCTGCCGGTCGAGGACGTGTCGACCGGACCGTTCGGGATGATCACCACCCTCGAGGTGACCCCGACTCGGAACGCCGAACCGTGA
- a CDS encoding amidohydrolase family protein translates to MTDLLIHDAIVVTMDRENRVLENGSVRVSDGTVSSVEPTDAADRDATASRVIDADGKVVMPGLVDAHRHTDFTLVQGLFSELAGDELLKEALSLYHTAESVLRESFFEAGWRLACLRQLTHGVTTVNAMDFTPAIGAKAIGDAGLRGVIGPELADLLDPAPADEQIADARRFIETYHGSHGGRVTASIAPGGEAGCSCELWEGVADLRAAYPDLRLHTHLYDSAAADTMAAGSGASDPLDLLDRYGLLDERTLLTHLLHADRDDARRIAESGAHVLHCPTVYSYFRSGRRSWFPLPSLSEFGANVVIGLDDPFWFDSWDLIQEAKHARLLSNYEYGSQQWSSYDLLEALTVDAARALGLDDRIGSLEPGKRADLIVVDVDTPRHRPFSNLPSVLVNTVTAGDVETVVVDGRVLMADRSVESMDVESVRAAATRERERLESRTGWETSLAGSTPPDESILRRVSTRALLRAARQYGRGAVASWMR, encoded by the coding sequence ATGACGGACCTCCTGATTCACGACGCGATCGTCGTGACGATGGATCGGGAGAACCGGGTCCTGGAGAACGGCTCGGTTCGGGTGAGCGACGGAACGGTTTCGTCGGTCGAACCGACCGACGCCGCGGACCGGGACGCGACGGCGTCCCGCGTGATCGACGCCGACGGGAAGGTCGTGATGCCCGGCCTCGTTGACGCCCACCGCCACACCGACTTCACGCTCGTCCAGGGGCTGTTCAGCGAACTCGCCGGCGACGAGCTGCTCAAGGAGGCGCTCTCGTTGTACCACACCGCCGAGTCGGTCCTCAGGGAGTCGTTCTTCGAGGCGGGGTGGCGGCTCGCCTGTCTGCGTCAGCTGACACACGGCGTGACCACCGTCAACGCGATGGACTTCACGCCGGCTATCGGGGCGAAGGCGATCGGCGATGCCGGGCTACGCGGCGTGATCGGACCGGAACTCGCGGACCTCCTCGACCCGGCGCCGGCGGACGAACAGATCGCCGATGCCCGGCGGTTCATCGAGACGTATCACGGCAGTCACGGAGGGCGCGTCACCGCGAGCATCGCGCCGGGCGGGGAGGCCGGCTGTTCGTGCGAGCTTTGGGAGGGCGTGGCCGACCTCCGGGCGGCGTATCCCGACCTGCGGCTCCATACACACCTGTACGACTCCGCCGCGGCCGACACGATGGCGGCCGGAAGCGGCGCTTCCGACCCGCTTGACCTGCTCGATCGGTACGGCCTCCTCGACGAACGGACGCTGCTGACCCACCTGCTACACGCGGACCGGGACGACGCCAGACGGATCGCCGAGAGCGGCGCGCACGTGCTTCACTGTCCGACCGTGTACAGCTACTTCCGGTCCGGCAGGCGAAGCTGGTTCCCTCTCCCGTCGCTCTCGGAGTTCGGCGCGAACGTCGTCATCGGCCTGGACGACCCCTTCTGGTTCGACTCGTGGGATCTGATCCAGGAGGCCAAACACGCCCGGCTCCTGTCGAACTACGAGTACGGATCCCAGCAGTGGTCCTCCTACGACCTGCTCGAAGCGCTCACCGTCGACGCCGCACGCGCGCTCGGGCTCGACGACCGGATCGGGAGCCTCGAACCCGGCAAACGCGCCGACCTGATCGTCGTCGACGTCGACACGCCGCGACACCGACCGTTCAGCAACCTCCCCTCGGTGCTCGTGAACACGGTCACCGCCGGGGACGTCGAGACGGTGGTCGTCGACGGCCGGGTCCTCATGGCCGACCGGTCGGTCGAATCGATGGACGTCGAAAGCGTCCGAGCGGCCGCGACGCGGGAACGGGAACGCCTCGAGAGCCGTACCGGCTGGGAGACCTCCCTGGCCGGCAGCACGCCACCGGACGAATCGATACTCCGACGGGTGTCGACGCGCGCCCTGCTGCGAGCGGCGAGGCAGTACGGGCGTGGAGCCGTCGCGAGCTGGATGCGGTAG